A window from Pseudomonas alloputida encodes these proteins:
- a CDS encoding O-antigen ligase family protein: MPEHFRALIVILFLASVVFLMARRPATDLIPLSDYKRRRNLWFLLTLLAFFSHSFWLYLGVGAVVLLLAGRREHNPMALFYMLLFLIPPASVQVPGFGVVNYLVDLNHIRLLTLCVLLPAALYLRRQGDTLRFGRIWADKLLAAGLLLMSVLYLRETTLTDTLRQALYLYVDVLLPYYVASRGLRQISDFKDTLLAFVLASFVMALIAVAEYVRHWLLYSALVDAMGVPWSMSGYLSRGGALRASVTTGQAIALGYVMSVAIGLFLFVQGYVQRPLHKAMGALLLAAGLFAPLSRGPWIGAVVIVVVFIALGKGAVKRLALLGAAGMLALPLLTVVPGGEKVLDLLPFIGNLEKENITYRERLMDNSWIVIQRNPLFGSFDFRNTPEMQAMIQGDGIIDIVNTYINLALRVGLVGLGLFVAFFAVVLRGIRKAMLSFADKDDERRQLGRVLLATLIGILVIIFTVSSITFIPVVYWSIAGLGVAYIQMVRRLHNSPAVELAEPDLQPR; this comes from the coding sequence ATGCCTGAACATTTTCGTGCGTTGATCGTCATCCTGTTTCTGGCGAGCGTGGTCTTCCTGATGGCCCGGCGGCCTGCCACCGACCTGATTCCGCTCAGCGACTACAAGCGCCGGCGCAATCTGTGGTTCCTGCTGACCCTGCTGGCTTTTTTCTCCCACAGCTTCTGGCTGTACCTGGGGGTGGGCGCGGTCGTCCTGTTGCTGGCCGGGCGCCGCGAGCACAACCCCATGGCGCTGTTCTACATGCTGCTGTTCCTGATCCCGCCAGCATCGGTGCAGGTGCCCGGGTTTGGCGTGGTCAATTACCTGGTCGACCTGAACCATATTCGCCTGCTGACCCTGTGCGTGCTGCTGCCGGCCGCGCTGTACCTGCGCCGCCAAGGTGACACCTTGCGCTTTGGCCGCATCTGGGCTGATAAACTGCTGGCGGCAGGCCTGCTGCTGATGAGCGTGCTCTATTTGCGCGAAACCACCCTTACCGACACGCTGCGCCAGGCGCTGTACCTGTATGTCGACGTTCTCCTGCCGTATTACGTGGCCAGCCGTGGCCTGCGCCAGATCAGCGACTTCAAGGACACCCTGCTGGCCTTCGTGCTGGCCTCTTTCGTCATGGCGCTGATCGCTGTGGCCGAGTATGTGCGCCACTGGCTGTTGTACAGCGCCCTGGTCGACGCCATGGGCGTGCCATGGAGCATGTCCGGCTACCTGAGCCGGGGCGGTGCACTGCGGGCAAGCGTCACCACCGGCCAGGCGATTGCACTGGGTTACGTGATGAGCGTGGCCATCGGCCTGTTCCTGTTCGTGCAGGGCTATGTGCAACGCCCGCTGCACAAGGCCATGGGCGCCCTGCTGCTGGCCGCCGGGCTGTTCGCGCCATTGTCGCGTGGCCCGTGGATCGGCGCCGTGGTCATCGTGGTGGTGTTCATCGCCCTGGGCAAAGGCGCCGTCAAGCGCCTGGCGCTGCTAGGTGCGGCAGGCATGCTGGCGTTGCCCTTGCTGACCGTCGTGCCTGGGGGCGAAAAGGTGCTGGACCTGCTGCCGTTCATCGGTAACCTCGAGAAAGAGAACATCACCTACCGCGAGCGGCTGATGGACAACTCGTGGATCGTCATCCAGCGCAATCCGTTGTTCGGCTCCTTCGACTTCCGCAACACACCCGAAATGCAGGCGATGATCCAGGGCGACGGCATCATCGACATCGTCAACACCTACATCAACCTGGCGTTGCGGGTCGGCCTGGTCGGGCTAGGTCTGTTCGTGGCGTTCTTTGCCGTCGTGCTGCGGGGTATCCGCAAGGCCATGCTCAGCTTTGCCGACAAGGACGACGAGCGACGACAGCTCGGCCGGGTGTTGCTGGCAACGCTGATCGGCATTCTGGTCATCATCTTCACGGTCAGCAGCATCACCTTCATCCCGGTGGTGTACTGGTCTATCGCAGGCCTGGGCGTGGCCTACATCCAGATGGTTCGCCGGCTGCACAACAGCCCGGCCGTGGAACTGGCAGAACCCGACCTACAACCCAGGTAA
- a CDS encoding CpsD/CapB family tyrosine-protein kinase: MDRIKPAVGNNIHQVTPGTPQALSPAPGTALAEVPGQFDYVNTKVVPLRADHLERNRIVAYNKNSNMNGPIDLLRTQVLRAMDENGWRTLAITSPTPEAGKTMLAINLAMSIAHHTTKTALLVDFDLRRPKVGSYLGLPMEQALNEFLTDKAELQDCLVNPTLPRFVVLPTRVPVPLSTEMLSSPKVNNLIGDLRNRYESRICIFDLPPLLSSDDAITVLPKFDCVLLVVANGMNNKKEIEDCLHHLGTVNLIGTVLNKADEQPRTYY; the protein is encoded by the coding sequence ATGGACAGGATCAAGCCGGCTGTTGGCAACAATATTCATCAGGTTACCCCAGGTACTCCCCAGGCACTGTCTCCCGCCCCCGGTACGGCGCTGGCCGAAGTGCCGGGTCAGTTCGATTACGTGAACACCAAGGTGGTACCGCTGCGTGCAGACCACCTGGAGCGTAACCGCATCGTGGCGTACAACAAGAACTCCAACATGAACGGGCCGATCGACCTGCTGCGTACGCAGGTGCTCAGGGCCATGGACGAGAACGGCTGGCGTACCTTGGCCATCACCTCGCCAACGCCGGAAGCGGGCAAGACCATGCTGGCGATCAACCTGGCCATGAGTATTGCCCACCACACCACCAAGACTGCGTTACTGGTGGACTTCGACCTGCGCCGGCCCAAGGTCGGCAGTTACCTGGGCCTGCCCATGGAGCAGGCACTGAACGAGTTTCTGACGGACAAGGCCGAGTTGCAGGACTGCCTGGTCAACCCCACCTTGCCGCGCTTCGTGGTGCTGCCAACGCGGGTACCCGTGCCCCTGTCGACCGAGATGCTGTCCTCGCCCAAGGTGAACAACCTGATTGGCGATTTGCGCAACCGCTACGAATCGCGCATCTGCATTTTCGATTTGCCACCGCTGCTCAGCTCGGATGATGCGATCACCGTGTTACCCAAGTTCGACTGCGTGTTGCTGGTGGTGGCCAACGGAATGAACAACAAGAAGGAAATCGAGGATTGCCTGCATCACCTGGGTACGGTGAACCTGATCGGGACAGTGTTGAACAAGGCCGACGAACAGCCACGCACCTATTACTGA
- a CDS encoding polysaccharide biosynthesis/export family protein, with product MVRSMFAAFCMLTVWSGAGNADQSSAAYLLSPGDVVMVSVWQEESLRQEATVLPDGSITFPLAGRIDVAGLDVTAVEKQVAAKLEKYLPDPNVSVVVKSIAGNMVYVQGKVIKPGPVQMAGPTAVLQALSMSGGLDKFADESEIKVVRGTGASQKILPVRYKDLVSGRDMSTNIQLQAGDTLVVP from the coding sequence ATGGTGCGTTCAATGTTTGCCGCTTTCTGCATGCTGACGGTGTGGTCTGGTGCCGGTAACGCCGACCAGAGCAGTGCTGCCTACCTGCTCAGCCCCGGCGATGTGGTGATGGTTTCGGTATGGCAGGAAGAAAGCCTGCGTCAAGAAGCCACCGTACTTCCCGATGGCAGTATCACCTTCCCCCTGGCCGGGCGCATCGATGTCGCCGGGCTGGACGTAACGGCAGTCGAGAAGCAGGTCGCTGCCAAACTCGAAAAATACCTCCCCGACCCTAACGTAAGCGTTGTCGTCAAAAGCATTGCCGGCAACATGGTCTATGTCCAAGGCAAAGTGATCAAACCCGGGCCTGTGCAAATGGCAGGCCCCACGGCGGTGCTGCAGGCGCTGAGCATGTCGGGTGGCCTGGACAAGTTTGCAGATGAAAGCGAAATCAAGGTGGTCCGCGGCACCGGTGCTTCCCAAAAGATCCTGCCCGTGCGATATAAGGACCTGGTGTCTGGGCGGGACATGTCCACCAACATCCAACTTCAGGCTGGCGATACGCTGGTCGTTCCTTGA
- a CDS encoding GumC family protein, whose translation MKSDYELSLRDYIAIIKDRALVLGVSAAVILAATVAVALMVPPIYQSTGTILVESQQISPELVSTNNTSFADERIEVIRQRVMTRDNLLRIIGKYDLFADKRFSESDKIDQMRNAIVVETLTTYVRGRGEATVAFNVSFEHKQPQVAKEVADELVTLFLNENLKQRTERANETTEFLTQEANKLGAELASLENQLADFKQAHANALPEHQTLRMNMLSRAELEFREVDRDYKAAQEELRYLELELSAANAGLATKVAEGTRPTRADLPEDLPSLKAEYAQLLTRYKDAHPDVVAVKRKIQALEASGGRTAAVSTVSLDAARVRAKMSAAQVRIASLAEQKRELTRKMEGYEAEILEAPQVERGLVTLMRDHDNARKKYEEIRAKEMGAKITESLEQENKAERFVLLEPPLLPEKPIKPNRKKIAALGLVLAPAGGGALVMLLEMLNQRVRGVGALESLLGKRVLVALPYIDTRADVARRKRWRNRLILAALALAAIMIGLVHVFYMPLDVLLYKVMSRFV comes from the coding sequence ATGAAGTCTGACTACGAGCTCTCCCTCAGAGATTACATCGCCATTATCAAGGACAGGGCCCTGGTGTTAGGGGTGAGTGCCGCAGTCATTCTCGCCGCGACCGTGGCCGTCGCGTTGATGGTGCCGCCGATCTACCAGTCGACCGGCACCATTCTGGTGGAGTCGCAGCAGATTTCGCCTGAGCTGGTGTCGACCAACAACACCAGCTTTGCCGATGAGCGCATCGAGGTGATCCGTCAACGGGTGATGACCCGCGACAACCTGCTGCGCATCATCGGCAAGTACGACCTCTTCGCCGACAAGCGCTTCAGCGAAAGCGACAAGATCGACCAGATGCGCAACGCGATCGTGGTCGAAACCCTGACCACCTACGTGCGCGGCCGTGGTGAAGCGACCGTGGCGTTCAATGTCTCGTTCGAGCACAAACAGCCACAAGTAGCCAAGGAAGTCGCCGATGAACTGGTGACGCTGTTCCTCAACGAAAACCTCAAGCAGCGCACCGAGCGAGCCAACGAAACCACCGAATTCCTCACCCAGGAAGCCAACAAGCTGGGTGCCGAGCTGGCCAGCCTGGAAAACCAGCTGGCCGATTTCAAGCAGGCCCACGCCAATGCCTTGCCCGAGCACCAGACCCTGCGCATGAACATGCTGTCGCGGGCGGAGCTGGAATTCCGTGAGGTCGACCGTGACTACAAGGCTGCCCAGGAAGAGCTGCGCTACCTGGAACTGGAGCTGTCTGCGGCCAATGCCGGCCTTGCCACCAAGGTTGCCGAGGGCACCCGGCCAACCCGTGCCGACCTGCCCGAAGACCTGCCAAGCCTGAAAGCCGAATACGCGCAACTGCTGACCCGCTACAAGGACGCCCACCCGGATGTCGTGGCGGTCAAGCGCAAGATCCAGGCGCTCGAAGCCAGTGGGGGGCGCACTGCGGCAGTGTCCACGGTCAGCCTCGACGCGGCCCGTGTCCGCGCCAAGATGAGCGCCGCCCAGGTGCGTATTGCCTCGCTGGCAGAGCAAAAGCGTGAGCTGACCCGGAAAATGGAAGGCTACGAAGCCGAGATCCTCGAGGCGCCGCAGGTCGAGCGTGGCCTGGTGACCTTGATGCGAGACCACGACAACGCGCGCAAGAAATACGAAGAGATTCGTGCCAAGGAAATGGGCGCAAAGATTACCGAAAGCCTGGAGCAGGAGAACAAGGCTGAACGCTTTGTGCTGCTGGAGCCTCCCCTGTTGCCTGAGAAGCCGATCAAGCCTAACCGCAAGAAAATCGCTGCGCTGGGCCTGGTGCTGGCACCGGCCGGTGGCGGTGCGCTGGTGATGCTGCTGGAAATGCTCAATCAGCGCGTGCGTGGCGTTGGCGCCCTGGAAAGCCTGCTGGGCAAACGGGTGCTGGTGGCACTGCCCTATATCGATACCCGGGCCGACGTGGCCCGACGCAAGCGCTGGCGCAATCGACTGATCCTGGCGGCACTGGCGTTGGCAGCTATCATGATAGGGCTGGTGCACGTGTTCTACATGCCACTGGATGTGCTGTTGTACAAAGTCATGTCTCGGTTTGTATAG
- the galE gene encoding UDP-glucose 4-epimerase GalE: MKYLVVGGAGYIGSHMVKHLLAAGHEVLVADLVSPGPGIQWAKLDIADEAALDVLFGVCRFDAVFHFASFIQVGESVSAPGKYYQNNVAATLSLLQAMVNAGIRHLVFSSSAAVYGNPQYVPIDEAHTKGPINPYGLSKWMVEQILEDFDRAYGLKSVSLRYFNAAGADPEGQLGERHEPETHLIPLILQAASGRREAVTVFGRDYDTPDGTCIRDYVHVADLAAAHALAVDYLLDGGERAAFNLGNGLGFSVQQVIDTARAVTGRQITALDAQRRAGDPPRLVADASKAMQVLGWRPAFASLEQIVRHAWQWELQYPWRR; this comes from the coding sequence ATGAAATATCTGGTTGTGGGTGGTGCGGGCTACATTGGCTCGCACATGGTCAAGCACCTGCTCGCCGCCGGCCATGAAGTGCTGGTGGCGGACCTGGTCTCACCTGGCCCCGGTATCCAGTGGGCCAAGCTCGACATCGCCGACGAAGCCGCACTGGATGTGCTGTTTGGCGTGTGTCGCTTCGATGCGGTGTTCCACTTCGCCTCGTTCATTCAAGTGGGCGAGTCGGTCAGTGCCCCCGGCAAGTACTACCAGAACAACGTCGCAGCCACCCTTTCCCTGCTGCAGGCCATGGTCAATGCCGGCATCAGGCACCTGGTGTTTTCTTCGAGTGCCGCCGTATACGGCAACCCGCAGTACGTGCCGATCGATGAAGCACACACCAAGGGGCCGATCAACCCGTATGGGTTGAGCAAATGGATGGTCGAGCAGATTCTTGAGGACTTCGACCGGGCCTATGGTTTGAAGTCGGTAAGCCTGCGCTATTTCAATGCAGCGGGCGCTGACCCGGAAGGCCAGCTAGGCGAGCGTCACGAGCCGGAAACCCATCTGATCCCGTTGATCCTGCAGGCTGCATCTGGCCGGCGCGAGGCGGTGACAGTGTTTGGTCGCGACTACGACACGCCGGATGGCACCTGCATACGCGACTACGTGCATGTGGCAGACCTGGCGGCTGCCCATGCACTGGCAGTGGATTATCTACTGGACGGTGGCGAGCGTGCCGCGTTCAACCTGGGCAATGGCCTGGGCTTTTCGGTGCAGCAGGTGATCGATACGGCCCGGGCCGTGACCGGGCGACAGATCACTGCCCTTGACGCACAGCGCCGCGCCGGCGACCCGCCACGGCTGGTGGCGGATGCGAGCAAGGCCATGCAGGTGCTGGGCTGGCGCCCTGCATTCGCCTCACTGGAGCAGATTGTGCGGCATGCGTGGCAGTGGGAGTTGCAGTATCCCTGGAGGCGCTGA
- a CDS encoding short-chain fatty acid transporter: MAAEIQDSRSARFALRCSNWAERWFPDSWVFAALAVLLVCIGALAMGAKPTDTAKAFGDGFWSLIPFTMQMAFVVIGGYVVASSPPAARLIDRLARIPGNGRSAVCWVALISMLASLLNWGLSLVFGGLLVRALARRTDLKMDYRAAGAAAYLGLGAVWALGLSSSAAQLQANPASLPPSILSITGVIPFTETIFLWQSGVMLAALVVVSLVIAYATAPGPNSARSAEDCGVDPSFTAPPAPQRTRPGEWLEHSPILILLLVALAAGWLYQEFATKPAITAISGLNTYNLLFIMLGALLHWRPRSFLDAVARAVPTTTGVLIQFPLYGSIAAILTQVKGVDEQTLAHHISLFFTQIATHDTYAVLMGVYSAVLGFFIPSGGGKWIIEAPYVMLVANDLQYHLGWAVQIYNAAEALPNLINPFYMLPLLGVLGLKARDLIGFSFVQLLVHVPLVLVLLWALGTTLQYVPPVMP; this comes from the coding sequence GTGGCCGCTGAAATTCAAGACAGCCGCTCCGCGCGCTTTGCCTTGCGCTGCTCCAACTGGGCTGAACGCTGGTTCCCCGACTCCTGGGTGTTCGCCGCGCTGGCGGTGCTGCTGGTGTGTATCGGCGCACTGGCCATGGGCGCCAAACCGACCGACACCGCCAAGGCGTTTGGCGACGGCTTCTGGAGCCTGATACCGTTCACCATGCAGATGGCATTCGTGGTCATCGGCGGTTATGTGGTGGCCAGCTCGCCGCCCGCCGCGAGGCTGATCGATCGTTTGGCGCGCATCCCCGGCAATGGGCGCTCGGCAGTGTGCTGGGTAGCACTGATCTCGATGCTGGCCTCCTTGCTCAACTGGGGGCTGTCGCTGGTGTTTGGAGGTTTGCTGGTGCGCGCCCTGGCAAGGCGCACCGACCTGAAGATGGATTACCGCGCAGCGGGTGCGGCCGCTTACCTGGGCCTGGGTGCGGTGTGGGCGTTGGGCCTGTCATCCTCGGCGGCGCAGCTGCAGGCCAACCCGGCCAGCCTGCCACCTTCAATCCTGTCGATAACCGGGGTGATCCCCTTTACCGAAACCATCTTTCTCTGGCAGTCCGGCGTGATGCTGGCGGCGCTGGTGGTGGTCTCGCTGGTGATCGCCTACGCCACCGCTCCGGGCCCGAACAGCGCCCGTAGCGCAGAAGACTGCGGTGTCGACCCCAGCTTCACAGCGCCACCCGCGCCGCAACGCACGCGCCCGGGAGAGTGGCTGGAACACAGCCCGATCCTTATCCTGCTGTTGGTGGCCTTGGCTGCTGGCTGGCTGTATCAGGAGTTTGCGACGAAACCTGCGATTACCGCCATCTCGGGGCTCAACACCTACAACCTGTTGTTCATCATGCTCGGTGCTTTGCTGCACTGGCGCCCACGCAGCTTCCTTGACGCGGTGGCGCGTGCGGTACCGACCACCACCGGTGTGCTGATCCAGTTCCCGCTGTATGGTTCGATCGCCGCCATCCTCACCCAGGTGAAGGGCGTCGATGAACAGACCCTGGCCCACCATATTTCACTGTTCTTCACCCAGATTGCCACCCATGACACGTATGCCGTGCTGATGGGCGTGTATTCGGCTGTGCTGGGCTTCTTCATCCCTTCGGGCGGCGGCAAGTGGATCATCGAGGCCCCTTACGTGATGCTGGTGGCCAACGACCTGCAGTACCACCTGGGGTGGGCCGTGCAGATCTACAACGCGGCCGAAGCCTTGCCGAACCTGATCAACCCGTTCTACATGCTGCCGTTGCTGGGCGTGCTGGGGCTCAAGGCGCGCGACCTGATCGGTTTCTCGTTCGTGCAATTGCTGGTGCATGTGCCGTTGGTGCTGGTGTTGCTGTGGGCGCTGGGTACAACGCTGCAGTACGTGCCGCCAGTGATGCCTTGA
- a CDS encoding cellulase family glycosylhydrolase: MNRLSLRHYVRLSAIAGLALLPLASWASDWQVSVDEQNGLPNVTHGGGPVMKAKFDFWAANWSWTGFYTDFKVNGPYHYTLRGKNKELDFDLQADIRKEEAQTLSWAFDLDAHSRQSGVMGGGLVFQFDPAQIAGGMGAPQLLPDNRGWTWGKADQGRRIEMRFDPPLAKVYFERGNPSELRAFLYKDPISAGRQQLKAVLNVTGDIELGPTPSERFGLADPATWPDDQLDWRTSPVDLSFLNAAEKPAGKRGFVKAVGDQLMFADNTPVRFWGTNLSAYSLFKSPDDEIRQQAKRLSALGFNLVRLHHHDSPWVSPNVFGDGTVVRDTQQLSTESLRKLDLWIKSLKDEGIYIWLDMHVQRAFTANDHIEDFKELPEQDGRVDLKGYAYVNDSIRQAMKRFAEQYLTHVNEYTGLAYKDDPAIAAVLITNENDLTQHYGNALMPNKDVPRHSARYMTAAKAFAKQFDLPADLTWRAWEHGPSKLLLNELEQRFNADMIAHLRSVGVKVPIATTSTWGGNGLSALPALSVGDVIDAHSYGDTGQLEKNPLTSDGMIDWIAAAQVVGKPLTVTEWNAEPFPLPDRHSLPIYIAGTASHQGWDAMLQYAYSQQAFNPGWRTADNWHAYNDPAMIATLPAAALLYRRADVKPATTRYVFAPTPATLYNQEITPRNSPLLRTAMEKGQLQIALPHTPELPWLKPAPIPADAQVLHDPGQALLAADATESVTDTGELRRNWQQGIYTIDTPLTQAASGWLGGRPINLGAIQIQMKTPYASVVVQSLDGKPLGQSRELLLSLGTRAMPKADDKTPFNVEPLEGSLDIKAPAGLKLFARDAREQLKPLPVAYKDGQYTITFDGTYMSNWLFLK; this comes from the coding sequence ATGAATAGGCTGTCCCTGCGTCATTACGTGCGCCTTTCGGCCATTGCCGGCCTGGCCCTGCTGCCGCTGGCCAGCTGGGCTTCAGACTGGCAGGTCAGTGTCGATGAGCAAAATGGCTTGCCTAACGTGACACACGGCGGTGGCCCGGTCATGAAGGCCAAATTCGATTTCTGGGCTGCCAACTGGAGCTGGACCGGTTTCTATACCGACTTCAAGGTCAATGGCCCTTACCACTACACGCTGCGGGGCAAGAACAAGGAACTGGACTTCGACCTGCAGGCTGACATCCGTAAGGAAGAGGCGCAAACCCTGAGCTGGGCCTTCGATCTCGACGCCCACAGCCGCCAGAGCGGTGTCATGGGTGGCGGCCTGGTGTTCCAGTTCGACCCGGCGCAAATCGCCGGCGGCATGGGCGCCCCGCAATTGTTGCCCGACAACCGCGGCTGGACGTGGGGCAAGGCTGACCAGGGGCGACGCATCGAAATGCGTTTCGACCCGCCACTGGCCAAGGTCTATTTCGAGCGCGGCAACCCGTCCGAGCTGCGTGCATTCCTCTACAAGGACCCGATCAGCGCCGGCCGCCAGCAGCTCAAGGCCGTGCTCAACGTGACCGGCGACATCGAACTCGGCCCGACACCCAGCGAGCGCTTCGGCCTGGCAGACCCCGCCACCTGGCCTGATGACCAGCTGGACTGGCGCACCTCGCCGGTGGACCTGTCGTTCCTCAACGCAGCGGAAAAACCCGCCGGCAAGCGTGGCTTCGTCAAGGCTGTCGGCGACCAGTTGATGTTCGCCGACAACACCCCGGTACGCTTCTGGGGCACCAACCTGTCGGCCTACTCGCTGTTCAAAAGCCCCGACGACGAAATCCGCCAACAAGCCAAACGCCTTTCGGCACTGGGTTTCAACCTGGTGCGCCTGCATCACCACGACTCGCCCTGGGTCAGCCCCAACGTCTTTGGCGACGGCACCGTGGTGCGCGATACCCAGCAGCTCAGCACCGAATCGCTGCGCAAGCTCGACCTGTGGATCAAGTCACTCAAGGACGAAGGCATCTACATCTGGCTGGACATGCATGTGCAGCGTGCGTTTACCGCCAACGACCACATCGAAGACTTCAAGGAGCTGCCCGAGCAGGACGGTCGCGTCGACCTGAAGGGTTACGCCTACGTGAACGACAGTATCCGGCAGGCGATGAAACGCTTCGCCGAGCAGTACCTGACCCATGTCAACGAGTACACGGGCCTGGCCTACAAGGACGACCCCGCCATCGCCGCCGTGCTGATCACCAACGAGAATGACCTGACCCAGCATTACGGCAACGCCCTGATGCCGAACAAGGATGTACCCCGCCACAGTGCGCGCTACATGACGGCGGCCAAGGCCTTTGCCAAACAGTTTGACCTACCCGCCGACCTGACCTGGCGTGCCTGGGAGCATGGGCCGTCGAAGCTGTTGCTCAACGAGCTGGAACAACGCTTCAATGCCGACATGATCGCCCACTTGCGCAGCGTGGGCGTGAAAGTCCCCATTGCTACCACCAGCACCTGGGGCGGTAATGGGCTTAGCGCACTGCCGGCATTGAGCGTTGGCGATGTCATCGACGCCCACAGCTACGGCGACACAGGCCAACTGGAGAAGAACCCGCTGACCAGCGACGGCATGATCGACTGGATTGCTGCCGCCCAGGTCGTCGGCAAACCGCTGACCGTCACCGAGTGGAACGCCGAGCCCTTCCCGCTGCCTGACCGTCACTCGCTGCCGATTTACATCGCCGGCACCGCCAGCCACCAAGGCTGGGACGCCATGCTGCAATACGCCTACAGCCAACAGGCGTTCAACCCGGGTTGGCGCACGGCGGACAACTGGCACGCGTACAACGACCCCGCGATGATCGCCACCCTGCCCGCCGCTGCCCTGCTCTATCGCCGTGCGGACGTGAAACCCGCCACCACTCGCTACGTGTTCGCACCGACACCTGCCACCCTGTACAACCAGGAAATCACCCCGCGTAACTCACCGCTGCTGCGCACAGCCATGGAAAAGGGCCAGTTGCAGATCGCCCTGCCACACACGCCGGAATTGCCTTGGCTCAAACCCGCGCCCATCCCGGCAGACGCGCAGGTGCTGCACGACCCGGGGCAAGCGCTGCTGGCCGCCGATGCCACCGAGTCGGTGACCGACACAGGCGAACTCAGGCGCAACTGGCAACAAGGCATCTACACCATCGACACGCCACTGACCCAGGCCGCCAGCGGCTGGCTGGGCGGCCGCCCGATCAACCTGGGTGCCATTCAGATACAAATGAAAACGCCTTACGCCAGCGTCGTGGTCCAGAGCCTGGACGGCAAGCCACTGGGCCAGTCGCGCGAGCTTCTGCTGTCACTGGGCACCCGTGCCATGCCCAAGGCCGATGACAAGACGCCGTTCAATGTCGAGCCCCTTGAAGGCAGCCTGGACATCAAGGCACCCGCCGGCCTGAAACTGTTCGCCCGCGATGCACGGGAGCAGCTGAAGCCGCTGCCGGTGGCCTACAAGGATGGGCAATACACCATTACCTTCGACGGTACCTACATGTCCAATTGGCTATTCTTGAAATAG
- a CDS encoding helix-turn-helix domain-containing protein, with amino-acid sequence MSIRLKLLRKKLGMTLEMLAEKTGMTKSYLSKVERGLNTPSIAAALKLARALNVNVEELFAEEQAGQSRYSLVRRTERQALVGDGQGPGYAALTSQIGQRSLLPFLIQPPSEFSDPTFKEHQGEEFLFVHTGQVEVDFMSERVLLEQGDALHFNAQTPHRLRSVGVTPAQLLVVVHHADE; translated from the coding sequence ATGTCTATCCGATTGAAACTGCTGCGTAAGAAACTGGGGATGACCCTGGAAATGCTGGCCGAAAAGACTGGCATGACCAAAAGCTACCTGTCCAAGGTCGAGCGCGGCCTCAACACGCCCTCGATCGCTGCGGCGCTGAAACTGGCGAGGGCGCTGAACGTCAATGTCGAAGAGCTCTTCGCCGAAGAGCAGGCCGGGCAGAGCCGCTACAGCCTGGTGCGCCGTACCGAGCGCCAGGCCCTGGTTGGCGATGGGCAAGGGCCGGGGTACGCGGCCCTCACCAGTCAGATTGGCCAGCGCAGCCTGCTGCCGTTTCTGATTCAGCCGCCGTCCGAGTTCAGCGACCCTACGTTCAAGGAACACCAGGGCGAAGAGTTCCTGTTTGTTCACACAGGCCAGGTGGAAGTGGATTTCATGAGTGAGCGGGTGTTGCTGGAGCAGGGCGACGCCCTGCATTTCAACGCCCAGACACCGCACCGGCTGCGCTCGGTAGGTGTGACGCCGGCGCAGTTACTGGTTGTTGTTCACCACGCAGACGAATGA
- the eppA gene encoding EPS-associated small membrane protein EppA, with the protein MRTTLIIKSMFLLVMLSGAARAADSYINQNSIIPVSTAGWFFAFAVVGFVAVANRRKI; encoded by the coding sequence ATGCGCACGACTCTGATAATCAAATCGATGTTCTTGCTGGTGATGCTAAGTGGTGCTGCCCGCGCGGCAGATTCGTATATAAATCAGAACAGTATCATTCCTGTTTCAACTGCTGGCTGGTTCTTTGCCTTTGCTGTGGTCGGTTTTGTTGCCGTTGCCAACCGCAGAAAGATCTGA